Proteins encoded by one window of Planktothrix tepida PCC 9214:
- the isiD gene encoding protein IsiD, with the protein METLTRSSPQQISLLTADDVAQLAARLERDDYNNPFEGLNDWHLLRAIAFQRPELVEPYVYLLDLEAYDEA; encoded by the coding sequence ATGGAAACCTTGACTCGATCCTCACCTCAACAAATTTCGCTTCTCACGGCTGATGATGTGGCACAATTAGCCGCACGTCTGGAACGAGATGATTATAATAATCCCTTTGAAGGACTCAATGATTGGCATTTGTTACGAGCAATTGCGTTTCAACGTCCAGAGCTAGTGGAACCTTATGTTTACTTGCTCGATCTTGAAGCCTATGATGAAGCGTAA
- the coaBC gene encoding bifunctional phosphopantothenoylcysteine decarboxylase/phosphopantothenate--cysteine ligase CoaBC, which yields MRIISPSTLEKRILIGISGGIAAYKVCEIVSTLAKAGADVRVILTDSAQKFITPLTFATLSRQSAYTDQDFWQSTHGRPLHIQLGEWADVFLIAPLTANTLAKLATGCADNLLTNTVLASSCPVLLAPAMNRQMWKQVSVQRNWQTLLLDPRFQGITPTVGILACDLPATKTGYSLIEGAGRMAEPKQILAHLDSLLHTQGKRDLDGKRVLISAGGTREHLDPVRFIGNPSTGKMGLALAQAAIHRGASVTLVHGPMSTELLAALPEVELVSVISSEEMYEEMIQRFPQADLTVMAAAVGDVKPAIYSEDKLPKHLLPTELPLKPIVDIVAELGKMKQPHQQLVGFAAQTGEILKPAQDKLHQKNLDAIVANPIDLPDAGFGKETNQAIFLSRQGRKLEIAACSKLQLAHQLFDFIIK from the coding sequence ATGAGAATAATTTCGCCTTCCACCTTGGAAAAACGGATTCTAATTGGAATCAGTGGAGGTATTGCAGCTTATAAAGTCTGTGAAATTGTTTCAACCTTAGCCAAAGCTGGGGCTGATGTTCGGGTGATTTTGACCGACTCAGCCCAAAAATTTATTACTCCCTTAACCTTTGCAACCCTCTCTCGTCAATCGGCTTATACGGATCAAGACTTTTGGCAATCGACTCACGGACGTCCATTACATATTCAGTTAGGGGAATGGGCGGATGTTTTTTTGATTGCACCACTGACGGCAAATACCTTAGCGAAATTAGCCACCGGATGTGCAGATAATTTACTGACCAATACAGTTTTAGCGTCTAGCTGTCCTGTGTTACTCGCCCCGGCGATGAATCGACAAATGTGGAAGCAAGTGTCCGTACAACGCAATTGGCAAACTTTATTACTTGATCCTCGGTTTCAGGGAATTACCCCGACGGTTGGAATTCTCGCCTGTGATCTTCCCGCTACAAAAACAGGCTATTCTTTGATTGAAGGTGCCGGACGGATGGCTGAACCTAAACAGATTTTAGCTCATCTCGATTCGTTATTGCATACCCAAGGCAAACGGGATTTAGACGGAAAACGAGTATTAATTAGTGCCGGAGGCACGAGGGAACATCTTGATCCGGTCAGATTTATTGGGAATCCGTCAACGGGTAAAATGGGGTTAGCCTTAGCGCAAGCTGCCATTCATCGGGGTGCGTCGGTAACGTTAGTTCATGGCCCCATGAGTACGGAATTATTGGCGGCTTTGCCAGAAGTGGAGTTAGTTTCCGTGATCAGTAGCGAGGAAATGTACGAGGAAATGATACAACGATTTCCTCAAGCCGATCTAACGGTGATGGCGGCGGCGGTCGGAGATGTGAAACCGGCTATTTACAGTGAGGATAAATTACCGAAGCATCTTTTACCCACAGAACTGCCATTAAAGCCTATTGTTGATATTGTAGCAGAATTAGGCAAAATGAAACAACCCCACCAACAATTAGTCGGGTTTGCAGCACAAACCGGGGAAATTTTGAAGCCTGCTCAAGATAAATTACACCAAAAAAATTTAGATGCTATTGTTGCAAATCCGATTGATTTACCCGATGCTGGATTTGGAAAAGAAACCAATCAAGCTATATTTTTAAGTCGTCAGGGACGTAAATTAGAAATTGCGGCTTGTAGTAAGTTGCAATTAGCCCATCAATTATTTGATTTTATAATAAAGTAA
- a CDS encoding alpha/beta hydrolase: MALKFISIPPETRKPPHGLIVILHGWGANAEDLTSLAPMLRLPEYQFIFPQAPFPHPQAPLGRAWYALETPEYKGLTETQNQVKEWLESLEASTGVPLSKTILGGFSQGGAMALDMGRYFPLAGLISLSGYLHFSPEPLDHPLSPVLIVHGKQDPVVPVEAAQQARNVFQQLGAQVEYQEFNMGHEIRPEVLGLIRSFVMNCMP, from the coding sequence ATGGCTTTAAAGTTTATCTCCATTCCACCGGAAACCAGAAAACCGCCTCATGGGTTAATCGTGATCCTGCACGGTTGGGGTGCTAATGCCGAAGATCTGACTTCTCTAGCTCCAATGCTGCGTTTGCCTGAATATCAATTTATTTTTCCCCAAGCCCCCTTTCCCCATCCCCAAGCTCCCCTAGGACGAGCGTGGTATGCTTTGGAAACTCCTGAATATAAGGGATTGACCGAAACTCAAAACCAAGTCAAGGAATGGCTAGAATCCTTAGAAGCAAGTACCGGGGTTCCCCTATCCAAAACAATATTAGGCGGATTTTCCCAAGGGGGAGCAATGGCTTTGGATATGGGGCGTTATTTTCCCTTAGCGGGTTTAATTAGTTTAAGTGGTTATTTACATTTTTCCCCCGAACCGTTAGATCATCCTTTATCTCCGGTGTTGATCGTTCATGGAAAACAAGATCCGGTTGTTCCAGTAGAAGCCGCCCAGCAAGCGCGGAATGTCTTTCAACAGTTAGGTGCTCAGGTTGAATATCAAGAATTTAATATGGGTCACGAAATTCGGCCAGAGGTTTTAGGGTTAATAAGAAGTTTTGTAATGAATTGTATGCCATAA
- a CDS encoding GAF domain-containing protein translates to MNYLGVRFNITALKLAEKTLEQQLQVFDAAIDGIAIIKADNYIYVNPSHLNLFGYEKTEDLIGKSWRLLYSQQQIERFEKEIFPRLRSDRFWQGEMIANRQDGSTFDQELSLTITDEGLWICVCHDLSDHPEIETELAKSEALFRGLVEGSSDLIWSCDLDGKFIYLSPQFETFFGWEASEWIGKSFLDLVHPDDREIMDKDYPQKRNHLEFRHLHRDGHYLWVKVNATAIKNKQGKIVGTQGILSDISKRKASEQVLNQQVQREKLLRKITQRIRQSLDLQSIFQTACQEIRSLIEADRVSIFKFYPESNFDDGEMVAESVVAAFPSVMAIPIHDHCFGEKYSHLYANGKYQAVGDIYNSGMSLCHIEVLAQFQIRANLIIPLLCGNDLWGLLCIHQCATIRHWQQSEIEYIQQIANQLAIAIQQASLYQQLQCELLVRQEVERLIAQQLRRQQVLANINQQIRESLDINQILEKVTEQVKNILDCDRVIVFQLFADGSSQIVEELVSDQFVTLKNFQLQNEVWSQEILDYYWQGLPRIVPDVMNDIWTDCLIEYNIIGQIQSKIVAPILQEVINNDKHRWIDAKNISKLWGILVVYACQEKRVWQKSEAQLLQQIANQLAIAIQQVSLFDQLQQELNERKISQQKLIESNQELAISNEQLARATRLKDEFLANMSHELRTPLNAILGMSEALTEEIFGSLNEKQQQAIETIASSGTHLLSLINDILDVAKIESGKIELESAPTSINELCQSSLVFIQQQAIQKRLQIQTEIPPDLPDLFVDERRIRQVLINLLNNAVKFTPKGGRVSLTVQVESSTETAFGRPSICFAVRDNGIGITPENQDKLFKPFVQIDSALNRQYAGTGLGLVLVKRIVEMHGGQLEVKSTVGVGSCFSFRLPYKQLPSPIPKSSSPQSSNLDGGQNPTTQVLETSPVILLAEDHEANVITISRYLKAKGYQVILAKNGQEAINLVKSQSPDLILMDIQMPIMNGLEAIKQIREDSDHRLATLPIIALTALATTKDQEKCLEAGANDYLAKPVKLSQLTSTIQEILAKEKN, encoded by the coding sequence ATGAATTATCTAGGAGTTCGCTTTAATATTACTGCCCTAAAATTAGCAGAAAAAACTCTTGAACAACAACTACAAGTATTTGATGCTGCGATTGATGGTATTGCTATTATCAAAGCAGATAACTATATCTATGTAAACCCGTCTCATCTCAACCTATTTGGTTACGAAAAAACTGAAGACCTAATTGGTAAATCTTGGAGGCTTTTGTATTCTCAACAACAGATAGAAAGATTTGAGAAAGAGATCTTTCCCCGATTAAGATCCGATCGCTTTTGGCAAGGAGAAATGATTGCCAATCGTCAAGATGGCTCTACCTTTGATCAAGAATTATCTCTCACCATCACCGATGAGGGGCTATGGATTTGTGTTTGCCATGATCTTAGCGATCACCCGGAAATTGAGACTGAATTAGCCAAGAGTGAAGCTCTATTTCGAGGGTTAGTCGAAGGATCAAGCGATTTAATTTGGTCTTGTGATCTTGATGGTAAATTTATCTATCTTTCACCCCAATTTGAGACATTTTTTGGCTGGGAAGCTAGTGAATGGATTGGTAAATCGTTTCTGGATCTCGTACATCCTGATGATCGGGAAATAATGGATAAAGATTATCCCCAAAAAAGGAACCATCTTGAGTTCCGACATCTGCACCGAGATGGTCATTATCTGTGGGTAAAAGTCAATGCTACAGCGATTAAAAATAAACAAGGGAAAATCGTTGGTACTCAGGGAATTTTATCGGATATTAGCAAGCGCAAAGCATCTGAACAAGTCCTAAATCAACAAGTACAACGAGAAAAACTGCTACGAAAAATTACCCAACGAATTCGTCAATCTCTAGACCTTCAAAGCATTTTCCAAACCGCTTGTCAGGAAATCCGCTCACTGATTGAGGCAGATCGAGTCAGTATTTTTAAGTTTTATCCCGAATCTAACTTTGATGATGGCGAAATGGTCGCTGAATCAGTTGTAGCAGCATTTCCTTCGGTCATGGCAATTCCCATCCATGATCACTGCTTTGGCGAAAAGTATTCCCACCTTTATGCCAATGGAAAATATCAGGCTGTGGGTGATATTTATAATAGTGGGATGTCACTCTGTCACATTGAGGTCTTAGCTCAATTTCAGATTCGTGCCAACCTAATTATCCCTTTGCTCTGTGGTAATGATTTGTGGGGCTTGCTTTGCATTCATCAATGTGCAACAATTCGCCACTGGCAGCAGTCTGAGATTGAATATATCCAGCAAATTGCTAACCAATTAGCGATCGCCATTCAACAAGCCAGTTTATATCAGCAACTCCAGTGTGAACTATTGGTGAGACAGGAAGTTGAAAGGCTGATTGCCCAGCAACTCCGGCGACAACAAGTATTAGCCAACATTAACCAACAAATTCGAGAATCTCTGGATATTAATCAGATCTTGGAAAAAGTGACTGAGCAGGTCAAAAACATCCTGGATTGTGATCGTGTCATCGTGTTTCAGCTTTTTGCCGACGGTAGCAGTCAAATTGTTGAAGAATTGGTATCTGATCAATTCGTTACCCTTAAAAATTTCCAATTGCAAAATGAAGTATGGTCTCAAGAAATCCTTGATTACTATTGGCAAGGACTGCCTCGGATTGTCCCCGATGTAATGAATGATATCTGGACAGATTGCCTGATAGAATATAACATCATAGGTCAAATCCAGTCCAAAATTGTCGCGCCTATTTTGCAAGAAGTAATTAACAACGACAAGCATCGTTGGATTGATGCTAAAAATATTAGCAAACTCTGGGGGATTTTAGTGGTTTATGCTTGCCAAGAAAAACGAGTATGGCAAAAGTCTGAAGCCCAACTTCTGCAACAAATTGCTAACCAATTAGCGATCGCTATTCAACAAGTCAGTTTATTTGATCAGTTGCAACAAGAACTCAATGAAAGAAAAATAAGCCAGCAAAAACTGATTGAAAGTAATCAAGAATTGGCAATATCTAATGAACAACTTGCCCGTGCCACCCGCCTCAAAGATGAATTTCTAGCTAATATGAGCCATGAATTGCGTACTCCCCTGAATGCTATTTTAGGGATGTCCGAAGCCTTAACAGAAGAAATTTTTGGCTCCCTCAACGAGAAACAACAACAGGCAATAGAAACCATTGCCAGCAGTGGCACTCATCTGCTCTCATTAATTAATGATATTCTTGATGTCGCTAAAATTGAATCAGGAAAAATTGAACTAGAATCTGCCCCAACATCCATTAACGAGTTATGCCAATCAAGTTTGGTATTCATTCAACAACAGGCAATACAAAAACGCCTTCAGATTCAAACGGAAATTCCCCCTGATCTCCCCGATTTGTTTGTAGATGAAAGACGCATTCGCCAAGTCTTAATTAACCTCCTCAATAATGCCGTTAAATTCACTCCCAAAGGGGGTAGAGTATCCTTAACAGTTCAAGTTGAATCTTCAACGGAAACTGCTTTCGGTCGTCCCTCTATTTGTTTTGCTGTGCGCGATAATGGGATTGGGATTACTCCTGAAAATCAGGATAAACTTTTTAAACCTTTTGTGCAAATTGATAGTGCTTTAAATCGTCAATATGCGGGTACAGGTTTAGGACTTGTGCTGGTGAAACGAATTGTGGAAATGCACGGTGGTCAACTAGAAGTTAAGAGTACAGTTGGTGTCGGTAGTTGTTTTAGCTTCCGTTTACCTTATAAACAGTTGCCGTCCCCAATTCCTAAATCTTCTAGTCCCCAATCATCAAATTTAGATGGGGGCCAAAATCCCACAACTCAAGTCTTAGAAACATCACCTGTGATTCTCTTGGCAGAAGATCATGAAGCTAATGTTATTACGATTTCTCGTTATCTGAAGGCAAAAGGATACCAAGTTATCTTAGCAAAAAATGGTCAAGAAGCGATTAATCTAGTTAAATCTCAGAGTCCAGATTTAATTTTAATGGATATTCAGATGCCAATTATGAATGGTTTAGAAGCAATTAAACAGATTCGTGAGGATAGCGATCACCGATTAGCAACCCTTCCCATTATTGCTCTCACTGCCTTAGCAACGACAAAAGATCAAGAAAAATGCTTAGAAGCAGGTGCTAATGACTATCTGGCTAAACCTGTTAAACTGAGTCAACTCACAAGTACAATTCAAGAAATATTAGCCAAAGAGAAAAACTAA
- a CDS encoding hybrid sensor histidine kinase/response regulator has translation MNQPAILVVDDEPRNFDVIESLLISQNYELHYASSGQEALESLEIIPLDLILLDVMMPEMDGIEVCSRIKANPQWQSIPIIMVTALTAKEDLARCLNTGADDFLSKPINSLELRARVHSMLRIKQQYDNLQILLKLREDMVNMLVHDLRNPLSGILLGLEMLIHPKFSQQEERKNKIVNIRSSVEKLVDLINDLLLMARIESGKIALNITQVDLGYMLGTLVKDFELNASKKNIAIITQLPDVDITINIDKAMFQRVLDNLLSNALKFSPEESKIIVSAEYLLDGGVKIKIADEGKGVTDDLKQRIFEKYEIGTLIPGISQIGLGLAFCKMIVEAHGGTITVDNNQPQGSIFEITLNR, from the coding sequence ATGAATCAGCCTGCTATTTTAGTTGTTGATGATGAGCCTCGTAATTTTGATGTGATTGAATCGCTTTTAATCAGTCAGAATTATGAGTTACACTATGCTTCCAGTGGACAAGAAGCTCTCGAATCCCTAGAAATAATACCACTCGATCTAATTTTATTAGATGTAATGATGCCAGAAATGGATGGAATTGAAGTTTGTTCTCGGATTAAAGCCAATCCTCAATGGCAGTCAATTCCGATTATTATGGTGACAGCATTAACGGCAAAAGAAGACCTAGCTCGATGTCTGAATACAGGTGCTGATGACTTCCTCAGCAAACCCATTAATAGTCTGGAACTTCGTGCTAGAGTTCATTCAATGCTACGGATTAAGCAACAATACGACAATCTGCAAATATTACTTAAATTGCGAGAAGATATGGTTAATATGTTAGTTCATGATCTCAGAAATCCCCTAAGCGGTATCTTATTAGGATTGGAGATGTTGATTCATCCCAAGTTTTCACAACAAGAAGAACGAAAAAATAAAATAGTTAATATCAGATCATCAGTAGAAAAGTTAGTAGACTTAATTAATGATTTATTGCTGATGGCGAGAATAGAATCGGGTAAAATTGCGCTCAATATAACCCAAGTTGATCTAGGATATATGCTTGGGACATTAGTTAAAGATTTTGAATTGAACGCATCTAAAAAAAATATTGCTATCATCACCCAGTTACCGGATGTTGATATTACTATCAACATAGATAAAGCGATGTTTCAGCGAGTTTTAGATAATTTACTATCTAATGCCCTTAAGTTCTCTCCAGAAGAAAGTAAGATTATAGTAAGTGCCGAATATCTCCTCGATGGCGGAGTAAAAATTAAGATTGCTGATGAGGGAAAAGGTGTAACTGATGATTTAAAACAACGTATTTTCGAGAAATATGAAATTGGGACGCTGATACCGGGGATTTCTCAAATCGGATTAGGATTAGCTTTTTGTAAAATGATTGTTGAAGCTCATGGTGGCACAATTACTGTTGATAATAATCAACCTCAAGGATCAATTTTTGAAATTACATTAAATAGGTAA